Proteins encoded by one window of Cylindrospermum stagnale PCC 7417:
- a CDS encoding energy-coupling factor ABC transporter substrate-binding protein encodes MNQSKKGLSNWFLIAGVVFLAVSPLIIARNAEFLGADDRATKAVTEVKPGYQPWFQPLMQVPSCEVQTFLFAAQAALGAGALGYFMGLSKGRTEQRKNHEPSD; translated from the coding sequence ATGAATCAATCTAAAAAAGGGTTAAGCAACTGGTTTTTAATAGCAGGAGTAGTCTTTTTGGCAGTTTCACCCTTAATAATCGCCCGTAACGCTGAATTTCTCGGCGCGGATGATAGAGCGACCAAAGCTGTTACAGAAGTAAAACCTGGATATCAACCTTGGTTTCAACCACTGATGCAAGTGCCTAGTTGCGAAGTGCAAACCTTTTTATTTGCTGCTCAGGCGGCTTTAGGTGCGGGAGCGCTGGGGTATTTCATGGGTTTGTCCAAAGGGCGTACTGAACAGCGAAAAAATCATGAACCTTCAGATTGA
- a CDS encoding energy-coupling factor ABC transporter permease: protein MHIMEGYLPPSWAVFWWVVALPFFVLGLRSLTRITQTNPELKLLLALSGAFTFVLSALKMPSVTGSCAHPTGTGLGAVLFGPLAMSVLGSLVLLFQALLLAHGGLTTLGANVFSMAIAGPFAAYWIYQLIMRFSGKQKIAIFFAAALGDLLTYVITSVQLALAFPAPVGGFIASFAKFAGIFAITQIPLAISEGLLTVLVWNWLQSYTAPELEILKLIKREPQTNESI from the coding sequence ATGCACATTATGGAAGGCTACTTACCACCAAGTTGGGCGGTTTTTTGGTGGGTGGTGGCGTTACCGTTTTTTGTTTTAGGATTGCGATCGCTAACTCGCATTACCCAAACCAACCCAGAACTCAAGTTACTCCTAGCATTGTCGGGAGCTTTTACCTTTGTGTTATCGGCGCTGAAAATGCCTTCGGTTACAGGTAGTTGCGCTCATCCTACAGGCACAGGGTTAGGAGCAGTGCTATTTGGGCCGTTAGCTATGTCGGTGTTGGGAAGTCTAGTGCTGTTGTTTCAAGCGCTGCTATTAGCCCATGGTGGTTTGACGACTTTGGGGGCTAATGTTTTTTCAATGGCGATCGCTGGGCCCTTTGCCGCTTACTGGATATATCAGCTAATCATGCGCTTTAGTGGTAAGCAAAAAATCGCGATTTTCTTCGCCGCAGCCTTGGGCGATTTACTGACTTACGTGATTACTTCAGTGCAACTCGCCCTAGCTTTTCCGGCACCTGTTGGTGGTTTTATCGCTTCATTCGCCAAATTTGCGGGTATTTTTGCAATTACACAAATTCCTCTAGCAATTAGTGAAGGATTGCTGACTGTGTTGGTGTGGAACTGGCTACAGTCCTACACTGCTCCAGAACTGGAAATACTAAAATTAATCAAACGGGAACCTCAAACCAATGAATCAATCTAA
- a CDS encoding multicopper oxidase domain-containing protein, giving the protein MPNYFTESKENLLNRRQLLKLGLAGAGVAGAATLWQMLNVKNKSIVRVPPMEMVTSNEVAKPMQVLRDFDYGTLKQENGRTIREFQLTADTSIIQLNSAVSYNIWDLNGRIPGPTLRAKQGERVRVLFLNRAGHSHSLHFHGVHPAEMDGIRPIGNNKATIYEFDAEPYGVHLYHCHIEPVTRHIAKGLYGMFIIDPPQPRPPADEIVLVMSGYDVNDDGHNEYYAFNGLPHHYMHHPVQIYQDQLIRLYVLNIIEYETAVTFHLHANFFDVYRSGMSMTPSEKTDVLTMGIAERHILEFAFRYPGKYMFHPHQDAIAENGCMGQFEVLAKNDSTKPVNKS; this is encoded by the coding sequence ATGCCCAACTACTTTACTGAAAGTAAAGAAAACCTTTTGAACCGTCGGCAATTGCTGAAGCTGGGACTAGCCGGCGCGGGTGTGGCGGGTGCAGCTACACTTTGGCAGATGCTAAATGTCAAAAATAAATCAATAGTCAGAGTACCACCGATGGAGATGGTAACTTCTAACGAAGTTGCCAAACCTATGCAAGTACTACGCGACTTTGATTACGGGACGCTGAAGCAAGAAAATGGCCGGACTATCCGAGAATTTCAGTTAACAGCGGATACTTCCATAATTCAGCTCAACAGTGCCGTCTCTTATAATATCTGGGATTTAAATGGCCGCATCCCAGGGCCAACGCTACGGGCAAAACAAGGCGAAAGGGTGCGGGTACTATTTCTCAACCGGGCGGGACATTCCCATTCTCTACATTTTCATGGTGTTCATCCGGCAGAAATGGATGGGATACGCCCAATTGGTAATAATAAAGCGACAATTTATGAATTTGACGCTGAACCCTATGGCGTTCACTTGTATCACTGCCATATTGAACCCGTCACCCGCCACATCGCTAAGGGTTTGTACGGTATGTTTATCATCGATCCACCCCAACCGCGCCCCCCGGCTGATGAGATTGTGTTAGTGATGTCTGGCTATGACGTGAATGATGATGGACATAATGAATATTACGCCTTTAATGGTCTGCCGCATCACTACATGCATCATCCTGTCCAGATTTACCAAGATCAATTGATTCGGCTGTATGTACTGAACATCATTGAATACGAGACGGCTGTAACTTTTCACCTCCACGCCAACTTCTTTGATGTTTATCGTTCAGGAATGAGTATGACTCCCAGCGAGAAAACCGATGTTCTAACGATGGGTATAGCAGAAAGACATATTTTGGAATTTGCCTTTCGCTATCCGGGTAAGTATATGTTTCATCCCCATCAAGATGCGATCGCCGAAAATGGATGCATGGGTCAATTTGAAGTCCTCGCCAAAAACGACTCAACAAAACCTGTGAACAAATCCTGA
- a CDS encoding ComEA family DNA-binding protein, whose amino-acid sequence MLKFRHLCLAVASTAIVTLSACNSTPTTENSTAPSASSSPQTTETVSQNSHSGHGGKAKININTAILSQLDKFEAKLGVPALSNKIQANRPYASPEDLVSKKVITQEQFDQIKEAVTIQEVVLTGEAKDIDYMTKLALMKGHLFVAKELLDLNQPKQAEPHIGHPVEEIYVDVEDQLNERKVKEFKTSLVSLQDLVKSNPKNAKLKTDFTASMQSIDQAIAALPAPQRSKPGFVLQVISGLLDAANSEYGAAIANGKVAAPIEYQDSRGFVIYANELYKGISSQVAQGNPEADKAIATNLAELLKVWPAAIPPAQAVKTPADVTKLVTTIEQNSQKVIDQSNTQAQK is encoded by the coding sequence ATGTTAAAATTTCGCCATCTCTGTTTAGCTGTCGCTAGTACGGCAATAGTTACCCTGAGCGCCTGTAACAGTACGCCCACCACAGAAAATTCAACCGCGCCAAGTGCTAGCTCTAGCCCCCAAACTACAGAAACAGTTAGTCAAAACAGTCACAGCGGTCATGGTGGCAAGGCGAAAATTAACATTAATACTGCTATCTTGTCGCAGTTAGATAAATTTGAAGCCAAGTTAGGCGTGCCGGCGCTATCGAACAAAATTCAGGCGAATCGTCCCTACGCCAGTCCGGAAGATTTAGTTAGCAAAAAAGTCATTACTCAAGAACAGTTTGACCAAATTAAAGAAGCGGTGACTATTCAGGAAGTAGTGCTTACAGGTGAAGCTAAAGATATTGACTACATGACTAAATTGGCATTGATGAAAGGGCATCTGTTTGTAGCAAAAGAACTTCTAGATTTAAATCAGCCAAAACAAGCAGAACCTCATATTGGACATCCAGTTGAGGAGATTTATGTTGATGTTGAAGACCAGCTAAATGAGCGCAAAGTCAAAGAATTCAAGACAAGTTTGGTGAGTTTACAAGATTTAGTCAAATCTAATCCCAAGAATGCCAAACTGAAAACTGATTTCACTGCTTCCATGCAATCAATTGATCAAGCGATCGCCGCTTTACCAGCCCCTCAACGCTCAAAACCGGGATTTGTGCTACAGGTGATTAGTGGGTTACTAGATGCAGCCAACTCAGAATACGGCGCAGCGATCGCCAATGGCAAAGTGGCTGCACCCATTGAGTATCAAGACTCTCGTGGCTTTGTCATCTACGCCAATGAGTTATACAAAGGGATTTCTAGCCAAGTTGCTCAAGGAAATCCGGAAGCGGACAAAGCGATCGCCACTAATCTTGCTGAACTGCTCAAAGTTTGGCCAGCCGCCATCCCACCCGCGCAAGCAGTCAAAACCCCTGCTGATGTTACCAAACTGGTGACAACCATTGAGCAAAACTCTCAAAAAGTGATTGATCAATCCAACACTCAGGCACAAAAATAG
- a CDS encoding ferritin-like domain-containing protein, with amino-acid sequence MQELDQKKAIDLLNSIMEFELAGVVRYTHYSLMVTGPNRIPIVAFFKAQASESLLHAQQVGEIITGLDGHPSLKIAQMEETYQHNVKIILAESLSHESKALELYKSLLEIVTNASIYLEEFARNMIGQEEMHNLELKKMLRDFS; translated from the coding sequence ATGCAAGAGCTTGACCAAAAAAAGGCCATTGACCTACTTAACTCCATCATGGAATTTGAACTAGCAGGGGTAGTACGCTATACCCATTATTCTTTGATGGTGACTGGCCCCAACCGGATTCCAATTGTGGCTTTTTTCAAAGCACAGGCGAGTGAGTCGCTACTTCATGCCCAGCAAGTGGGAGAAATTATCACAGGTTTAGATGGGCATCCCTCCCTAAAAATCGCCCAAATGGAAGAGACTTACCAACATAACGTCAAGATTATTTTGGCAGAAAGCTTATCCCACGAAAGCAAAGCGCTGGAGTTGTATAAAAGTCTGCTAGAAATTGTCACTAATGCCAGCATCTATCTGGAAGAATTCGCCCGTAACATGATTGGTCAGGAAGAGATGCATAATCTCGAACTGAAAAAAATGTTACGCGATTTCAGCTAG
- a CDS encoding FTR1 family iron permease, with the protein MNFSTALPTFVITLREGVEAALVVGIVLALLKKAKQSRLNPWVYAGIAVGIVISALIGVLFSWLIQYLGSVNPQYTPIVEPMLEGVFSVFAIAMLSWMLIWMTKQARFMKATVEGAVTEALTQNSNAGWGVFSLVLVAVVREGFETVLFIAANFQQGLMPTIGALGGLAVAVGIGVLLFKLGVKINIRQFFQVMGVFLVLIVAGLVVSALSHFDTAVSNLALSNRASESLCFYYERFTKVHSCILGPMVWNTSKILPDEQFPGIIFKSLFGYRDNLYVLQAVGYAGFLVSVGGLYFRSITGSSPQPKKNSPVMQNQIGSLKD; encoded by the coding sequence ATGAATTTTAGTACAGCCTTACCAACTTTTGTAATTACGCTCCGGGAAGGGGTAGAAGCTGCCCTTGTTGTTGGTATCGTGCTGGCTTTGCTAAAAAAAGCCAAACAGTCCCGACTCAACCCTTGGGTATATGCTGGTATTGCGGTGGGCATTGTTATCAGCGCCTTGATAGGTGTGCTCTTCAGTTGGCTAATTCAATACTTAGGATCTGTTAATCCTCAATACACCCCCATAGTTGAACCAATGCTAGAGGGTGTATTTAGTGTATTTGCGATCGCTATGCTCAGTTGGATGCTAATCTGGATGACTAAACAAGCCAGATTTATGAAAGCTACAGTTGAAGGTGCGGTGACAGAAGCACTGACACAAAACTCAAATGCTGGTTGGGGCGTTTTTAGCTTAGTTTTAGTTGCCGTTGTGCGTGAAGGCTTTGAAACCGTTCTGTTCATTGCTGCAAATTTTCAACAGGGATTAATGCCCACTATTGGCGCCCTTGGTGGTTTGGCAGTAGCAGTAGGCATTGGTGTGCTGTTATTTAAATTGGGTGTCAAAATTAATATCCGCCAGTTTTTCCAGGTAATGGGCGTTTTTTTAGTATTGATTGTCGCCGGTTTGGTAGTTTCAGCTTTGAGTCATTTTGACACAGCAGTGTCTAACCTGGCTCTCAGTAATCGCGCCTCCGAAAGCCTTTGTTTTTATTATGAACGCTTTACTAAAGTCCATTCTTGCATTTTGGGGCCAATGGTTTGGAATACTTCCAAAATATTGCCCGATGAACAATTCCCCGGCATTATTTTCAAATCTTTATTTGGCTACAGAGACAACCTCTATGTCTTGCAAGCAGTAGGATATGCAGGGTTTTTAGTCAGCGTCGGCGGGCTTTATTTTCGCAGCATTACTGGCAGTTCTCCTCAACCTAAAAAGAATAGCCCAGTTATGCAGAACCAAATTGGTTCTCTCAAGGATTAA
- a CDS encoding ABC transporter substrate-binding protein, producing the protein MYRRWISSALALLLSIVLSACTTATTQQPQAKVTNTNETSNTDFQQSPKASAKRVVALSSLAADIIYQLDQTKLIGITGSRLFNNDPRFQDIIRVSEGQSPPNLEKIVSLKPDLVIGAAGFSDVPIQKLKQLGIATFLTQVKNWESLEKLTQTLGQLIDVDSQPLLNRYKNFLPAKPNQSLSTLVLVSRQPILAPNKNSWAGDLLAKFGAKNLAAELQGKSPIGGYVTLSAEKILEANPAVIILVNPPQGGSEAALLESFKQESFWQKMQATKNNRIYVFDYYGLVNPGSINTIEKAAQQLREVLSAPQR; encoded by the coding sequence ATGTATCGTCGTTGGATATCATCTGCTTTAGCACTTTTGTTGAGTATCGTTTTATCTGCTTGTACTACTGCAACAACTCAGCAACCACAGGCAAAAGTTACAAATACCAATGAGACAAGTAACACAGATTTTCAGCAATCACCGAAAGCATCAGCAAAAAGAGTTGTTGCTCTCTCTTCACTTGCTGCTGATATTATCTATCAACTTGATCAAACAAAACTTATAGGAATTACAGGCAGTAGATTATTTAATAATGACCCAAGATTTCAGGATATTATCCGCGTTAGCGAAGGTCAAAGTCCTCCTAATTTAGAAAAAATTGTATCTCTGAAACCAGATTTAGTTATTGGTGCAGCGGGTTTTTCTGATGTACCCATTCAAAAACTCAAGCAGCTAGGAATTGCAACTTTTCTGACGCAAGTGAAAAACTGGGAATCTTTAGAAAAACTGACTCAAACGCTAGGTCAATTAATTGATGTTGATTCCCAGCCTTTGTTAAACCGTTACAAAAACTTTTTACCAGCTAAACCAAATCAAAGTCTTTCTACTCTAGTGCTGGTTAGTCGTCAACCAATTTTAGCACCAAATAAAAATAGTTGGGCAGGAGATTTACTTGCTAAATTTGGGGCTAAAAATCTCGCAGCAGAATTACAAGGTAAAAGTCCGATAGGTGGATATGTAACGCTTTCGGCTGAGAAAATTTTAGAAGCAAATCCAGCAGTGATAATTTTAGTTAATCCTCCCCAAGGAGGTTCTGAAGCAGCACTTTTAGAATCTTTTAAACAGGAATCTTTTTGGCAGAAAATGCAAGCGACTAAAAATAACCGAATTTATGTTTTTGATTATTACGGACTGGTGAATCCGGGCAGTATAAATACAATTGAAAAAGCGGCTCAACAGCTTAGGGAAGTTTTGTCTGCACCACAACGTTAG
- a CDS encoding molybdenum cofactor guanylyltransferase, translating to MTNDCSKLTAIVLAGGKSSRMGEDKALIPIQGVPLLQRVCGIAQGCADTVYIVTPWPERYQNLLLPNCQFIREVPLSGDTGGPLVGFAQGLAQVKTDWVLLLACDLPKLRVEVLQDWAGKLDSVGDEAIIAYLVHHPKGWEPLCGFYNRRCLPLLLDFITQGGRSFQQWLQQHQVAALPLTEPDMLFNCNTPEDLALS from the coding sequence ATGACTAATGACTGTAGCAAATTAACCGCCATTGTCCTAGCCGGCGGAAAAAGTTCTCGCATGGGTGAAGATAAAGCCTTGATTCCGATTCAAGGAGTGCCGTTGTTGCAGCGGGTTTGCGGCATTGCTCAAGGTTGTGCTGATACTGTTTATATCGTTACTCCCTGGCCAGAACGTTATCAAAACTTGCTTTTGCCTAATTGCCAATTTATTCGAGAAGTCCCTTTGTCTGGAGACACTGGTGGCCCTCTGGTGGGTTTTGCTCAAGGACTAGCGCAGGTAAAAACAGATTGGGTGTTGCTGCTAGCTTGCGATTTGCCGAAGTTGCGGGTTGAGGTGTTGCAAGATTGGGCAGGTAAACTTGATAGTGTGGGGGATGAGGCGATTATCGCATATTTGGTACACCATCCTAAAGGCTGGGAACCGCTGTGTGGCTTCTATAACCGTCGCTGTCTACCGCTGCTACTGGATTTTATCACTCAAGGGGGGCGATCGTTTCAGCAATGGCTACAGCAACATCAAGTAGCAGCCTTGCCTTTAACAGAACCTGATATGCTTTTTAACTGTAATACACCAGAAGACTTGGCTTTAAGTTAA
- a CDS encoding HEAT repeat domain-containing protein codes for MVNWSEYLESVRQTYAQWWKVYIFTDVVGHRQVEQEALIPLWNFDLQVQTIKPRDEQREQQEKIEQYSVLEGLRKYKSDHVLLVGKPGSGKSTALLRLLLEEAERPLPQPLPDAERGANSPPSLAGKGAGGLGQIPVLVELRYYQTSIIDLIRNFCKRHRLLFKNAEIEELLFHGQFLLLVDGLNELPSEEARRNLQAFRQDYRQTPMIFTTRDLGIGGDLDISKKLEMQPLTETQMQDFVCAYLPGQGEEMLKQLGTRLQEFGQTPLLLWMLCSVFVQNQNKVPSNLGSVFRLFTQSYNEKLKRDIPVSVEFRRWSSRLLQQLAWVMTQGTTRTDLNVAIPRSEAEDILTEFFQKEKFDRPRDRSLKWLRDLLNHHLIQLGANDQIEFRHQLIQEYYTAEYLLKLSPKLSDDCLKQDYLNYLKWTEPLALMAELIENEAQAVRVVKLALEVDWQLGARFAGEVKSEWQEQTVNLIADLKLPQLLEIRLFGITKSEKAATGLIKLLERPESYVCISAASALGKIKSEKAVTRLIQLLEYPASDICWSAASALGKIKSEKAVAGLIQLLEHPEFDVRRNAAYALGKIKSEKAVTGLIELLKHPYFHVRRNAADALGEIKSEKAVAGLIELLEDPESSVRWRAAYALGEIKSEKAVTGLIKLLEDQNSEVYEYAAEALGKIKSKQAVTGLIQFLYHPYFHVRINAASALEKIKSEIKSEQVVTCINKLLEYPEYPEYPEYPKYDFLWSDASAPREIKSEKAVTCLIKLLKDQDSNFRWRAADALKKIKSENAVFPLIKLLKHPEYYVRSSAADALGEIKSENAVAPLIRLLEDPNCDVRRSAADALEKIKSEKIIIEAIKFLNTDNFVIANIATTFNHAIQLIEINQEYYKFHNPLLKNMSLRSQLIDFLLNSSILNTERERQTLLLYFGYDSLIKKITLAGTPQQFTVHLIQVLELEGRDTLLNFIDNLANSDFLGIENKEKLTRLSADIRAITTENWRNEFIGNQQQLKPETIPIIKPNISTTLINIVHLSDLHFSNSQQAQIWSNQLAEDLHHDLNIPHLDALILSGDIANFSTPEEYQAAEEFIVNLSQDYPLKPEQIIIVPGNHDLNWKMAKQAYQLFDRDEYEGQLKEGYYIEESTSVIRVRDEEKYKQRFVNFSNFYQAIKNQPYPLEYRQQYTLDYLPSQNLLILGLNSAWQLDHHYKSRASINMDALSDALTDIRRHPKFNNCMKIAVWHHPLDSAWDDRIRDQGFMEQLAVAGFRFFLHGHIHKAETSLYRYDMSQEGRKCDRICAGTFGAPTKELIPAYPWQYNLLQFENDKLTVRTRRREEENGAWKPDARWGQGAGKSSLDLYTIEL; via the coding sequence ATGGTGAATTGGAGTGAATATCTAGAGTCAGTTCGTCAAACTTACGCCCAGTGGTGGAAAGTTTATATATTTACAGATGTAGTCGGACACCGGCAGGTAGAACAGGAAGCGTTAATTCCCCTGTGGAACTTTGACTTGCAGGTGCAGACAATTAAACCACGAGATGAGCAACGGGAACAGCAAGAAAAAATTGAACAATACAGCGTCTTGGAAGGTTTGCGAAAATATAAATCTGACCATGTGCTGTTAGTAGGAAAACCAGGTTCAGGAAAATCAACAGCGCTGTTGAGGTTGTTGCTAGAAGAAGCAGAAAGACCTCTCCCCCAACCCCTCCCCGACGCGGAGAGGGGAGCTAATTCTCCCCCTTCCCTAGCAGGGAAGGGGGCTGGGGGGTTAGGTCAGATACCCGTGCTGGTAGAGTTGCGCTATTACCAAACTTCAATAATTGACTTGATACGGAACTTTTGCAAGCGCCATCGGTTGTTATTCAAGAATGCCGAAATTGAAGAATTACTATTTCATGGACAATTCTTGCTGCTGGTGGATGGTTTAAACGAATTACCCTCAGAAGAAGCGCGGCGAAATTTGCAAGCATTTCGCCAAGACTATCGCCAAACGCCGATGATTTTCACCACCAGAGATTTAGGGATAGGTGGCGATTTAGATATTAGCAAAAAACTGGAAATGCAACCCCTGACAGAAACACAAATGCAAGATTTTGTTTGTGCTTATCTGCCAGGACAGGGTGAAGAAATGCTGAAGCAGTTAGGTACAAGGTTGCAGGAATTTGGACAAACGCCTTTGCTGTTGTGGATGTTGTGTTCTGTTTTTGTGCAAAATCAGAATAAAGTCCCCTCAAATTTGGGTTCTGTGTTTCGGTTATTTACCCAAAGTTATAACGAAAAACTTAAACGAGATATTCCTGTTTCCGTAGAGTTTCGCCGTTGGAGTTCCCGACTTTTGCAACAATTAGCCTGGGTGATGACTCAGGGAACAACAAGAACAGATTTAAATGTTGCTATTCCCAGAAGTGAAGCTGAAGACATTCTGACAGAATTTTTTCAGAAAGAAAAATTTGATAGACCTCGTGACCGTTCTTTAAAATGGCTACGAGATTTACTCAACCATCATTTAATTCAACTCGGTGCAAATGACCAAATTGAATTTCGCCACCAACTGATTCAGGAATATTACACAGCAGAATATTTGCTGAAGCTGTCACCAAAACTCAGCGATGATTGTTTAAAACAAGATTATTTAAATTATTTAAAATGGACAGAACCTCTGGCGCTGATGGCAGAATTGATAGAGAATGAAGCGCAAGCCGTGCGAGTAGTGAAGTTAGCCTTAGAGGTAGATTGGCAGTTAGGGGCAAGGTTTGCAGGTGAGGTAAAATCAGAGTGGCAGGAGCAAACAGTTAATTTAATTGCTGATTTAAAACTTCCTCAGTTATTGGAAATCAGACTTTTTGGTATTACCAAATCAGAAAAGGCGGCGACTGGCTTAATTAAACTTCTAGAACGCCCTGAATCTTATGTTTGCATAAGTGCCGCATCTGCTCTAGGAAAAATCAAATCAGAAAAGGCGGTGACTCGCTTAATTCAACTTCTAGAATACCCAGCATCTGATATTTGTTGGAGTGCCGCATCTGCTCTGGGAAAAATAAAATCAGAAAAGGCGGTGGCAGGCTTGATTCAACTTCTAGAACACCCTGAATTTGATGTTCGTAGGAATGCCGCATATGCTCTGGGAAAAATCAAATCAGAAAAGGCTGTGACTGGCTTAATTGAACTTCTAAAACACCCTTATTTTCATGTTCGTAGAAATGCCGCAGATGCTTTGGGAGAAATTAAATCAGAAAAGGCAGTGGCTGGCTTAATTGAACTTCTAGAAGATCCGGAATCTAGTGTTCGTTGGAGAGCCGCATATGCTCTGGGAGAAATCAAATCAGAAAAGGCTGTGACTGGCTTAATTAAACTTTTAGAAGACCAAAATTCAGAAGTTTATGAGTATGCCGCAGAAGCTCTGGGGAAAATTAAATCAAAACAGGCAGTAACTGGCTTAATTCAATTTTTATACCACCCTTATTTTCATGTTCGTATTAATGCCGCGTCTGCTCTGGAAAAAATAAAATCAGAAATAAAATCAGAACAGGTAGTAACTTGCATAAATAAACTTCTAGAATACCCAGAATACCCAGAATACCCAGAATATCCAAAATATGATTTTCTTTGGAGTGACGCATCTGCTCCGAGAGAAATAAAATCAGAAAAGGCGGTGACTTGCTTAATTAAACTTCTAAAAGACCAAGATTCTAATTTCCGTTGGAGAGCCGCAGATGCTCTAAAAAAAATTAAATCAGAGAATGCAGTGTTTCCCTTAATTAAACTTCTAAAACACCCAGAATATTATGTTCGTAGCAGTGCCGCAGATGCTCTGGGAGAAATTAAATCAGAAAATGCAGTGGCTCCCTTAATTAGACTTCTAGAAGACCCAAATTGTGATGTTCGTAGGAGTGCCGCAGATGCTCTGGAAAAAATTAAATCAGAAAAAATCATTATTGAGGCAATTAAATTTTTAAATACTGATAATTTTGTAATTGCTAATATTGCGACTACATTCAACCATGCTATCCAATTAATTGAAATAAATCAAGAATATTATAAATTTCACAATCCTTTGTTAAAAAATATGTCACTTAGATCGCAATTAATAGACTTCTTGTTAAATTCGTCAATTCTTAACACAGAAAGAGAACGCCAAACATTACTATTATACTTCGGCTACGATTCCCTAATTAAAAAAATCACTTTAGCAGGCACTCCCCAACAATTCACCGTTCATTTAATTCAAGTGCTAGAGTTGGAAGGACGAGATACACTACTGAATTTTATTGACAACTTAGCTAATAGCGATTTTCTAGGAATCGAGAATAAAGAAAAACTAACGAGATTAAGTGCAGACATTAGAGCTATTACTACCGAAAATTGGCGTAATGAATTTATAGGCAATCAACAACAGCTTAAACCAGAAACAATTCCGATTATTAAACCAAATATATCTACCACATTAATTAATATCGTCCACCTCTCAGACTTGCACTTCAGCAATTCCCAACAAGCTCAAATTTGGTCTAACCAATTAGCAGAAGATTTACATCACGACCTCAACATTCCTCATCTTGATGCTCTCATTCTTTCCGGTGACATCGCTAACTTTTCTACCCCAGAAGAATACCAAGCCGCTGAAGAGTTTATTGTCAACCTCAGCCAAGATTACCCTCTCAAACCTGAGCAAATTATCATTGTTCCAGGGAACCATGACCTTAATTGGAAAATGGCAAAACAAGCTTACCAACTATTTGACCGCGATGAATATGAAGGACAACTCAAAGAAGGTTATTACATCGAAGAAAGTACCAGCGTGATTCGAGTGCGAGATGAAGAGAAATATAAACAGCGTTTTGTCAATTTTAGCAACTTCTACCAAGCTATCAAAAATCAACCCTATCCCTTAGAATATCGCCAGCAATACACCTTAGACTATCTCCCGTCCCAAAACCTCCTCATACTCGGTCTAAACTCGGCTTGGCAATTAGATCACCATTACAAATCCCGCGCTAGCATCAATATGGATGCTTTGAGCGATGCCCTAACTGATATTCGCCGCCATCCAAAGTTTAATAATTGCATGAAAATTGCTGTCTGGCATCATCCCCTTGATAGTGCTTGGGATGACCGTATTAGAGACCAAGGTTTTATGGAACAGTTAGCTGTGGCTGGTTTTCGCTTCTTCCTTCACGGTCACATACACAAAGCAGAAACCAGCTTATACCGTTATGATATGAGTCAAGAGGGGCGGAAATGCGATCGCATCTGTGCAGGAACATTCGGCGCACCTACCAAAGAACTCATCCCCGCTTATCCCTGGCAATATAACCTGCTACAATTTGAAAACGATAAATTAACAGTCCGCACCCGCCGCCGAGAAGAAGAAAATGGTGCGTGGAAACCAGATGCGCGTTGGGGTCAGGGTGCGGGTAAGTCGTCGCTAGATTTATATACTATTGAGTTATAG